The following nucleotide sequence is from Synechococcus sp. CBW1004.
CTGGGGTTGAGCTGGATCAGGGGTGAGGGCCAGTACTCGCCCGCCCCGTAGCGGCCATCCACAAAGTCCCGCAGATCGGGCGCCTTGATCTGGGTGAAGCTGCGGCTGAACTGGCCGTAGTCCTCGACGACCCGGTCACGGAAGGAGAAGACGTCCATCAGCTCTGCTCGACCTCGGCAAGCTGCACAGACCTGCTCGCGCACTGGTCAAGACTTCGATCTGACCCCGGATGACGCGACCAGGTCGGCCGCGGCTTGTAGTCGAGAGCCTGGCGCATGGCGATCCGCAGCAAGGGCCCTCCTGATTGACGCCGTAAGGCACAACTGGAAACAGTTCTACAGCAACTCTGCGTCTCCGCCGCGTACCCACGCCCCCACTCCGCCAAGTCGATGCATTTTTTGCATAGCTTTTGTGCCGGTCCTTGCCTGTTGCGGCTCGATGCCGGTCAGCTCCGGAATCCAGCCCCACTCCTGCAGCGGTGGTTGGCGACGGGTTCCTGAGGGTCATCACCCCTCGTTACCGCTGCGCGGGCCTGCGGCTACATGGCATTGGTCTTGGTCTTCTTGATGGTCGATTGATGTGCCTTGCCGAAACCGGTGTCGATCCATGGGCTGGCGTCGCTCCTCTCGCGGATAGGGAGAGGCAGATCCCTCGCATAAACCGTCACCTAGGGAACCCCTGAAAAACCCGATAGAATCAGTACAGTTCCAATAATGAGACTGGCAGCGGATGGCGGCCCCCCTCCAGTTGGGTTTCACGGACTACGAGCAGACCTACGCCAAGAAGAAAACGCGCCGGCAGCGCTTCCTCGATGAGATGGAAGCCACAGTGCCCTGGGATCCTTTCCTGGCCTTGATTTCGCCTGTGTACCACAGGCCTTCTGCCAAGGGCGGGCGCCCACCGTTTCCGCTGGAGGTGATGCTGCGCATCCACCTGCTGCAGCAGTGGTTCACGCTTTCCGATCCCTTGATGGAGGAGATGCTGATCGATACCCCCTGCTTCCGCCGCTTTGCTGGGATCGACATGGTTGAGGACCGGATCCCTGACGAGACGACGATCCTGAACTTCCGCCACCTCCTGGAAGAGAATCGGATAGCAGAGCAGATCCTGGAGACGGTGAACCAGAGCCTGCGGGAGAAGGGCGTGATGCTTAAGGAGGGACTCCTGAAAAAGATTCTCGGCCCATCGGCGCCGAATTCGTCCGTTTGCTTCGCGTTAATCAGGCCGGCAAGCGCCGTGACATCAAGTGGGCCAGATCTCAAAAGTCTGGCTTGCAGATGACCGCAGGAGCTCTGATCGCTGACCAGGCCATAAGAAAGCTGTAGATCCACCCAAAAAGAAGGGCAAAAAAGAGGCGCAGCAGCCTCAAGACCTTTTCCGCGCACATCACGACAAAGGCCATTGAGATGGAGGATTCGGCACCAGCTGGTAGACGAACCATGATCAGATCCAGGGAATACTTGCGCTTTCCATATCCAAAGACGCCTTCCACTTCATTGCGTCGAGCTTGATCAGATCGGAGCTGCTGCTTGTGTGCAGTGGTGACATCAGGATCCTTGGGCGGGCGGCCCAATCGCTTGCCGGAGAGGCGAATACCGTTCCTCATGCAGAAATGCCTATTCTTGGCCGTGATATAAATCCGGTCGGCGCAGATGCGCTCTGGGTAAGATCCTGTATCCAGCTTGTATTTTTCCGCCTGAGCGATCAGGTCTTCTCCTTCGTTGTAGGGGTTCCAGCTGATGCGGTGCAAGAACGGAAAGCCGTTTTGAACCGAAACACTGATTTTGGCACCAAACTCCACCGCAGCACGTGCTTTGCCTCGCACCATTGGGCGGATATGGGTCTGCACAAGATTCACCAGGCGGTCTGGAATGCTGTTGGTCTGAGAGGCGAGCAGAAGGCCCTGCTGCCGCTCCAACTCGCTGCAGGCCAACAACTTCTGCCACCAATGCCTCTTGAGCTCAGAAAGCCTTGCCCCACAGCCGATCAGAGCATCAATGGCTTTGAGATTCTGCCGCACATATCCAAGCTGATGTTTAATGGCAGCCTTCACTTTTCGGCGGCGTGGCCGTTTTTGCTTCGCCACTCTCAGGAAATGAGCACGAGCAAGGCCACGGTCGTAGCGAGGTCGATGTCTCCTGAATCCCGATGACTGACTGCACAGATCATCAATGACTCGCTCGGTCGTTGTGCGAGCCTCGCTGAGGAGCCTGAGGTCTCTGGGATAGGTAATGTCGGCAGGAGTGCAACTAGCATCAATCGTGAGAATGCCCCAATTCTTTCCTTCTGGCCAGTCAGCAGGCTTGATCAACGCATCAAGTTCCAGCTGAGCGCCTCCTCCTCTGGAATCAGGATCATCATGGTCGTCATCGTCTGCTACCTGAGCAAGTGCTTCCAGAAGGATCTCTTTGCCGCGCTGCACCACCAGCTCATTGATACGGCGCAGATCCTCGTCAGAAAAGCGTTTGCGAAAATGCACCATCATCGAGGCATCAAACGGTGCCTTGGCTGTGTAACCCGCAAAGCCGAGAAAGAACTGCATATAGGCGTTCTCTCTGATCTGATGGACAGTCTCTTCGTCGGTTAAGGAAGCTCTGATCAAGACCGGGAATTGAGCGCAAGCGTGTCTCATTCTCGCCAATGAGACACAAGTGGGGTATTTTGTCCTTGGCTACTCGCCAGGTGCTCCAATCCAGGGCCTGACTGGCTTATTTCTCGTGAGTTCCCCGATCATTTTTGGCTGCTCACCCTCAAGATGGCACACTTATTCTGTCATTTACGCTGTAGAAGGACAACGTTCGCGCACCATCCAGAGATTGGCGAGGGCAAACAGCATCGTCAGCTTGAGGTTGTTCTTGCGGATGCCTCGGTAGAAGACCTTCCGAAATCCAAACTGGCACTTGATGATCCGAAATGGATGCTCCACCTTTGCCCTGACATGTGCTTTCGCCGCCTCCATCAGATCCAGCAGTCTTCCCTCTGGGGTGTCCGGTAGAACTCGGCGCTGTCCGGGCTTCATGGCGATGCGCATCTCTGCTTCGCAGTCCTTGAACGCCTCACGCTTTTCGATGCCGATGTGGCCAGAGTCGCCGTAGATCACGCGTTCCTCGCCATGGACGCGATCGGGTGCCGTGTTCAGCTCATGGACGTTGGCAGCCGTGCTCACCACGGAATGGACCAGACCCGAGGCTGCATCCACACCGATGTGGCACCGCATCCCAAAGAACCACTGGTTGCCTTTGGCCACCGAGTGCATTTCAGGATCCCGCTCGCCCGTCTTGTTCTTGGTTGAACTGGGAGCGTTGATGATTGTGGCATCGAGGATCGTACCCTCCTTAAGCATCACGCCCTTCTCCCGCAGGCTCTGGTTCACCGTCTCCAGGATCTGCTCTGCTATCCGATTCTCTTCCAGGAGGTGGCGGAAGTTCAGGATCGTCGTCTCGTCAGGGATCCGGTCCTCAACCATGTCGATCCCAGCAAAGCGGCGGAAGCAGGGGGTATCGATCAGCATCTCCTCCATCAAGGGATCGGAAAGCGTGAACCACTGCTGCAGCAGGTGGATGCGCAGCATCACCTCCAGCGGAAACGGTGGGCGCCCGCCCTTGGCAGAAGGCCTGTGGTACACAGGCGAAATCAAGGCCAGGAAAGGATCCCAGGGCACTGTGGCTTCCATCTCATCGAGGAAGCGCTGCCGGCGCGTTTTCTTCTTGGCGTAGGTCTGCTCGTAGTCCGTGAAACCCAACTGGAGGGGGGCCGCCATCCGCTGCCAGTCTCATTATTGGAACTGTACTGATTCTATCGGGTTTTTCAGGGGTTCCTTAACCCCAACTTCTGTTTGATGTAGAGAGCACCAAAGGCCATCCGCACTGATTTGGCTGGAGCGCCAATTGTGGCGTTGAATTGAGGGGCATAGGCTTGTTCCAGCTCATCCCATGGCATCAGCCCCTCCAGTTGAACCCAGCGATTCTCGGGATCAAGTGTGCCGCCAAATGGCAGGTGGAACTCCTTGATTGAGATCTGACCGTTATTGTGCCTCCGGTACATCTGGAGTGATCAGGAGTAAAGGCAATCACGGATTGCCTGGTTCACGGCCATTTTAGCGGCTTCTCATGCTTGAGACCAGCCGCGGCGCAATGGATCTGGATTTTTCAGGAGTCCCTAAGGAGGGTACGATCCTCGATGCCACAATCATCAACGCTCCCAGTTCAACCAAGAACAAGACGGGCGAGCGGGATCCTGAAATGCACTCGGTGGCCAAAGGCAACCAGTGGTTCTTTGGGATGCGGTGCCACATCGGTGTGGATGCAGCCTCGGGTCTGGTCCATTCCGTGGTGAGCACGGCTGCCAACGTCCATGAGCTGAACACGGCACCCGATCGCGTCCATGGCGAGGAACGCGTGATCTACGGCGACTCTGGCCACATCGGCATCGAAAAGCGTGAGGCGTTCAAGGACTGCGAAGCAGAGATGCGCATCGCCATGAAGCCCGGACAGCGCCGAGTTCTAGCGGACACCCCAGAGGGAAGACTGCTGGATCTGATGGAGGCGGCGAAAGCACATGTCAGGGCAAAGGTGGAGCATCCATTTCGGATCATCAAGTGCCAGTTTGGATTTCGGAAGGTCTTCTACCGAGGCATCCGCAAGAACAACCTCAAGCTGACGATGCTGTTTGCCCTCGCCAATCTCTGGATGGTGCGCGAACGTTGTCCTTCTACAGCGTAAATGACAGAATAAGTGTGCCATCTTGAGGGTGAGCAGCCAAAAATGATCGGGGAACTCACGAGAAATAAGCCAGTCAGGCCCTGGATTGGAGCACCTGGCGAGTAGCCAAGGACAAAATACCCCACTTGTGTCTCATTGACGAGAATGAGACACGCTTGCGCTCAATTCCCGGTCTTGATCAGAGCTTCCCTAAGATAAGAAAAGCCCAGCATACCTGAATGGGCCAGCGCGGATTCTGGGATGAAGAGAAGAGGATCCAAAAGCTTCGCCACAAGAAGCCTGTATTGACGACCCTCTCCGAGTCGATTCCCTGGGAGAGCTTTCGGTCGCTGCTGGAACAGGGATATACCCATGAGCGCAAGAGCAATGCCGGCAGGAAAAGGATCGGCCCCCTTATCCTCTTCAAGATGCTGGTGTTGCAGCAGCTGTTCAACCTCAGTGATGAGGAGCTGGAATTCCAGGTCAACGACAGGCGGTCGTTCGAGGAGTTCATCGGCCTTGGAGTGATGAACTCGATTCCCGATGCAACCACCGTTGCGTTCTTCCGCGAACGGCTGCGCAATGCCGGCGTCATTGAGGAGCTGTTCGAGCGTTTTGAGGGGCACCTACGAGCCCAAGGGCTGGAAGCTCGTGGTGGACAGATTATCGATGCCACGCTTGTACCTGTGCCGAAGCAGAGAAATACTCGAGCTGAGAACGAAGCCATCAAGCAGGGCAAGCTGCCCGAAGGATGGGAAGACAAGCCAAACCGCTTGCGCCAGAAGGACCTTGACGCCCGCTGGGTGAAGAAGAACGGCACCAGCCACTACGGATATAAGAATAGCATTTGCATCGATGCGACTCATGGCTTCATCCGCAGATACGCAATCACCCCGGCCAACATCCACGACAGTCAGATGCTTACCCACGTTCTCGATCCCGAGAACAGCGATGACTTCGTCTGGGCGGATTCAGGCTATGCAGGAGTGAAGTTTGAGGAGTTACTGGAATTAGCTGGATATGAAAGCAATATCCACGAAAAGGGAACGAGGAATCATCCACTCAGCAAGGAGGCCAAAGAGAGGAATAAGCTACGCTCAAAGGTGAGAGCCCGAGTTGAACACGTATTTGGCGCGATGACAACCTGCATGCGCGGGAAGCTGACCAGGCGGATTGGGTTGGCCAGAAACCAGGTATGGTGGGGACTCAGGAATCTGACCTACAACTTTCTCCGGTATCTGCACTGCACTGGCGCGACAATGGCGGCTGCCTGAAGAGACAAGCAAACAGATCAAAGACTAGCGCTCTTTCCGAACTGCTGCTCCCTGCTGAAAGCAGGGTCAGATGATGCAGGCTTTTTGTCCGTTCTGCCTACAGATGGACGGCGATTATTCGAGGTTCCCTGATGTGAGTCGCACATTCCGTGGTGCAGCGCGCCTGCAGCCGGCGGAACCGAGCCCGTAACGTGATCTCCCATGCTGCCGGTGCCGGTGTCCCTGATTCCCCGCTGGCAGTTCATGACCGACGAAGCCAAGGCGCTGGCGCGGCGCACAGCCGTGTCAGCACTGCTTGTGGTGGCGGTGCTGCTGCTGTTCCGGGCGCTGCTGCCCTGGGTGGTGCTCGCCCTTGTCGCGTGGTGGATCTGGAAGGCGGTCACCCGATAGCAGCGGCGAGCGCTGCGGGCCCACAAAAAAGCGGACCCGTCCAGGACCCGCTCGATGACCACTCCGACTCTATGAACTTTTGCAACGAGGCGCGAACGCACGCCTGCGGCCAGATCTTTTGCAGAGCCTTGTTGCCATTCAGTCCCATCGGATTCCGTGGCAGGGCAACGAACGGACCAGGCTGAGGACGAAGGCGGGGCCTACGTCGTGTAGTCGGCGTTGATCCGCACATATTGATCCGACAGATCGCAGCCCCAGGCGCGACCGCCTCCGGGGCCGTCGCCCACCACCAGGCGGATCATCACCGTGTCGCCCTCGGGACCGGGACCGCCCAGGTAGCGGCCGGCAGCGCAGGCCCTGAGATAGGCACTGGCGGCCAGGCGATCGAAGGGCAGCGGCTGGCCCTGCTCCATCAGCTGGTGCTCGCCCAGCCAGAGGGCCACGCTGTCGGGATCGAAGGGCACCCCGGCCCGGCCGGCCGCCGCCACGATCCGGCCCCAGTTGGGGTCGCGGCCGTGCACGGCGCACTTCACCAGCGAAGAACCGCACACGGTGCGGGCGATCGCCCGCGCACCGGCCTCATCGGCCGCGCCCTCCACCTGCACCTCGATCAGGCAGGTGGCCCCCTCGCCGTCGCGGGCGATCGCCTTCGCCAGGTGCTGCGACACCGCCGTCAGGCCGGACTCCAGCGCGGGGTAATGCTCGGGAGACAGGTCCTCGCCGGCTGCAAACGCCAGGTAGGTGTCGTTGGTGCTGGTGTCGCCGTCCACCGTGATCGCATTGAACGAGCGATCCACCGCCCGCTTCACCGTCGCCTGCCAGATCTCCGCCGGCACGCCCGCATCGCAGCTGAGATAGCCCAGCATCGTGGCCATGTCCGGGTGGATCATCCCGGAGCCCTTGGCCATGCCGCCGAGGCGCACCATGCGCCCCCCCAGCTCCGCCTCGATGGCGATCTGCTTGTCGATCAGATCGGTGGTGAGGATCGCCTTCGCCGCGTCGTTGCCGCCCGTCTCGCTCAGGGCCGCCAGCAGCGGATCGAGCCCCACCACCAGGGTCTCCATCGGGATCGGCACGCCGATCACCCCCGTGCTGCAGATGAGCACCTCCTCCGATCGCAGCCCGAGCCGTTCCGCCAGCGCCTCCGTGGCCATGAGGCTGTCGGCGAGACCCCGCTCGCCGGTGCAGGCGTTGGCCTGGCCCGAATTGGTGAGCACCGCCCGGGCGTGGCCGCCGCTGGCCACCAGGCGCTCGGCGCAGAGATCGACGCAGGCCGCCCGCACCCGGCTGGTGGTGAAGGTGCCGGCGCACACCGCCCCCTCCGGTGCCAGCAGCAGCGACAGATCGGGGTTGCCCGAGGGCTTGAGGCCGGCCGTGATCCCCGCCGCCTGGAAGCCGGACGGCGCCGTCACGCCCCCCTCGATCAGCCGCCAGGGGGCCGGCAGCTGGGCGACGCTGGCAGGCAGGGGAGCGCTCACGGATCGGAAACGACGGTGATCTTTCCTAGCCTGGCTGTGTGCACACGCCTCAGGCTTCGGGCTCAGCCGCGGTAGACGGAGCCCCGCTGGCCAAGCCTGACGATCAACACGATCAGAACCTCGTCCTCGATGCTGAACAGCAGGCGCAGATCGCCGATGCGCACCCGGTGGATCGACTCCTCCGACTGAAGACGGACCACGCCCGGGTGACGCGGAGCCTCCCGCAGGCGCTCCAGCTCACGGTCGACGCGGCGCCGGCTGACCGGATCGAGGCGGGCGTAAGCCCTGGCGGCCGAGCGGACGAATTCAATCCGGTACGTCATTCAACCCGCCAGGTCGATCGACCCCCGCATCGCCCAGATCCGCCTGGCCGCTTCTGAGCGACTCCCAGCTGATGCGCGGTTCATCGGCACGCAGGATGGCCTCGGCCTCAGCGGCATCCTCGGCATCCTCAAGCGCCAGGGTGAGCAGCCGGCGCAATGCGTCGCTGCGACTCACCGACAGATGCAGCTGCTGCTCCAGGCCGGCGGCATAGCGATCCAGGCGCTCCAGCAGCTCAGGCGGCAACCGCACGGCCTGGGGAGAGCCTGCTGAGCGGGAAGAAGCCATGACCCGTCGTCGCCTGTCGTTGAAGCTAATACAGATACACCGCCATGGTTGCGGCGGCGATCCTGGGCGCTCATCAGGCCCGTTCCTAGCCTGCCGCTGCACCTTCAGCCCGCCGCGCCGCCGATGAAGCAGGTCTGGGACCGGCTGCGCTCCGAGCTGCTGCTGAACATCATCGAGTGGAGCGAGGCCGTCCCCGGCGCCCCCGATCCCAGCGGCGACACCCTGGCCTGGCGCTTCCGCGACGGCGAAGCTGCCGGCCGGAGCAGCGCCATCCGCAACGGCGCCCAGCTGATCGTGCGCGAGGGCCAGTGGGCCGTGTTCCTCGATGAGGGGCGCATCGCCGATGCCTTCGGACCCGGCCGCCACACCCTCACCACGGCCAACCTGCCGCTGCTCACGAGCCTGCTCTGCCTGCCGACCGGCTTCGAGAGCCCGTTCAAGGCGGAGGTGGTGTTCGTCTGCACCCGCCTCTTCAGCGACCTCCGGTGGGGCACGCGCCAGCCGCTGCTGCTGCGCGACCCGGAGCTCGGGCCGGTGCGCCTGCGCGGCTTCGGCAGCTACAGCCTGCGCGTCAACGACCCCGCCTGGCTCGTGCGCGAGGTGAGCGGCGCCAGCGGCCGGATGGATCTGACCACCCTGCAGGATCCGCTGCGATCCCTGATCGTCAGCCGTCTGGCCGATGTGCTGGGCCGCAGCGGCTGCCCGGTGTTCGACCTGAGCAGCCGCTATGAGTGGCTCGCCCGCGACCTGCGCCTGGCGCTGCTGGAGGACGCGCAGCAATTCGGGCTGGAGATCCCCTCGCTGCTGATCGAGGGCCTCACCCTGCCGCCGGAGGTGGAGGCGGCCCTGGTGCGCCGCAGCGTGCAGCGGGTGGAGGGGGAATCCACTCAGGCCTCGCCAGGACCGCCGCCGGCAGACAGCCGAACGGCCCCAGCCGCCGCAGCCGCGGTCCTGCCAGCCGACGGGTCTCCACAGCCCCGGCCGCTCCGTGCTCCGCCACCGCCACCACCGTTGCCTGGGATGGCCAGATCTGTCCCACCCGTTCGCCCAGCCGCCCAGGCGAGCGTGACCGCTCAATCGTTCATGCGAACCACGAACATGAGCCAGGAGGAGGGCGGCCCGCCAGGCGCAGGCCCGGCCACCGCGAACGGCGAACCGGACGAAGCGTCATGAACTGCCCCTGCTGCTCGGCTCCCCTTCAGGACCACGGTCTGATCTGCTCCTGGTGCGGCAGCCGCCTCGATCTCGACCTGCAGGGCTGGAGCCACCTGCAGCCGCGCGGCCTCAACCCCCAGCTGCACTGCCCCGACTGCCGCTGCGAACTGGAATCCCTGCAGCTCGGCGGCGAAGAACCGCTGGAGCTGGACCGTTGCCCGCAGTGCCTCGGCCTGTTCCTGCCGCTGGGGGCCCTGGAGCGGCTGGTGGCCCAGGAAGGACGCTCGGCCCTGCAGATCGACCACCGACTGCTGCAGGCCCTCAGCGAAACCCCGCGGGCGGCGCCGGCCCCGCTGCGCTATCGCCCCTGCCCCAGCTGCGGCGAGCTGATGAACCGCAGCCTGCACGGCAAACGCAGCGGCGTGGTGGTGGACCGCTGCCGCGACCACGGCCTCTGGCTCGACGCCGGCGAACTGCGGCAGTTGCTGGAGTGGGCACGGGCCGGCGGCGCCCTGCTCGATCTGGAACGCCGGCAGGAACAGGCTCAGGAGGAAGCCCGGCGCCGGCAACGGGAGCAGCAGGAGAGCGCAGGGCTCCTGTCCGAGGCGGAGGCACAGGCCGATCGCCCCTGGCTGGAGGCCCTGGCCCGCGATGACATCGGCACCCTGCTGCTGCGACTGGCGCGGCGGCTGGGGTGAAGGCGGGGAGGCCCTGCCAGGGAAGCGATCACGTTTCTCCACCAAGGTGGATCGGAGCGGCGGAACGCTCCGTCGGGCCATCGTCGGTGCCTCCAGCAGCACTGTCGGCCCTGGGCGGACCCGCATCACGATGAGGGGCGGCGTCCCGGTCGCGCAGGCGATGGCCGGGATCGAGCCTGTGGATCAGCCGATTGAGCCAGATCAGCGCCACTTCCGCCTGCTCACCGGAACCATCCAGCCGCCGCAGGGCCTGGCTCAGCTCCGGTCGGATCCGCTCCAGGGTGAGCACCAGTTCGCGCGAGGCCAGGCGGGCCTCACGGGCGGTGCTGCCTGCTTCTCGTCCGGTCTCGCGCAGCACCGCCGCCGTGGCGGGCACCTCGCGCTGAAGGGTGCCCGCCACCGCCTCTGCGCTCCGCAGGCTGCCCCGCAGCTGCGCCAGGGTTCCGGACACCTCCCCCTCGGCCAGCCGTTCCACGGTGTGCAGCAGCCGATCGAGCTGCTGCAGGGTGATCTGTCCACGGGCCAACAGATCCTCGAGGCCGCCACCGCTGCGGTAGGCCACCTGGAAACGGTCAGGGACGGAGGATGGGGGACGTGGTGCCGCCGTCAGCGTGAGCCGCTGATCGCCCATCAGCAAATCCTGGGTGATGGCGAGGCTGCTCGCAGGGCTCACCACACCGCGATAGCGGACCGGCACGCTCAGATGCAGCATCACCTGGCCATCAGCCTCCATCTCGAGGCCACGCAGGGCTCCCACCGGGAGGCCCGAGAGGATCACCCGACTGCCTGACCTCAGGCCGCGGGCATCCGGCACCCGCACACTGATCTGCAGCTGGGGCTCGAACACCCCCCGCCGGTAGGCGGTGTAGACCAGCAGTGCGACCACCAGGCCGGCGCCGCCCAGCAGCGAGCCCACCGTGAGCAGCAACCGCCAGCCATCGCGGAGCCGGGTGATGAGCGGGGGCTGGGGAACAGGCGGGGGCATCGGGGAGGGCATTCAGGCGGTGAGGGCTCCGGGCAGACCGGAGAGCTGGTAGGCCAGCTCCAGCGGGATCGCGATCAGGATCAACCGGAAGAGATCGCTGTAGGCCATCAACAGATGCGCTGCCGGCAGCTGTCGATGCGGGCGCCAGGGGTCGTAGGGCTGCTCAGGACCCCAGTGCCCATAAGCCGCCAGAGGCTTGAGGGGCCAGAGACGAAGCAGCACCGCGAGGGCCGAGAGCATGGCGAAGAGCACCACCCGCGCACAGCTGAACAGCACCACCCCCGGCTGAAGCGTCTCCAGCAGCGCGATCACGTCACCCAGGGCGAACCAGTCCTGCGAAACGACGGACAGGGCGATCAGGCTGATCAGCAGGTATTCCAGGAAGAGAAGACCGGCCGCCAGGCCGGCGCCGACCACCAGCGCTCCCCGGCCCAGTCGCAGCGTGCCGCCGGGCCAGCCGTCCATCAGATGCATGATCAGACTGATGGGCAGGATGGCCCGGATCATCACCATCAGCAGCGTCAGCAGCACCCCGACGCTTTCCGAGCTGAGCAGGGTGAACAGGCGCAGCAGCTGCAGGCTCCCCAGCGGTGGGATCAGCCCGACCGCCAGTCCGAAACTGATGCCACTGGCGGCGGCCACCACAGCGACCGCGATGGAGGACTGCACCCCCAGCAGGTAGATCACCACGACAAGCTCTCGGGTCCAGCGGCGCAGGCGTTTCAGGGGCAGGCATCGGAGAGCTGGCCCCCAGAGTGGCGGGCGGGCCAGGCCCTGCCAAGCACGCGCCCTGTCAGGCGACCCGAGGCGGCGGCCCCGGCTTCAGACTGGCGGCGCAGGCAAGCGGGATGGCCGATGGCGCCAGACGGGCAGGAGCGGCAGGTGCGGCCGTCGGCCCGGCCCTCCCCTGAGCAGCGCGGTTCGGCCGAGCCGCCACGCCCTGACGCAGCGCCCCCCCTGCCGACCCTGACGGATGCAGCTGGAACCTCCCATGGCCCAACGGCTGGGGCCGGCGGAGACACCCTCGACCCGCCAGCCGCCGCCACCTGCCACCGGCTGGCCGGCGTGCTCTTCCCCTGGGACATCACCCGAGCCCTGGAGCTGGCGCTGCTCAGGACCTTCTGCGTGCCCTCGATCGCCGGCCTGCTCGATCGCACCGGGGAGTTCGAGAAGCGCCCGCGCAAGCGCTACGACGACACCGGCCTGATGGTGGCCGAGCTGCTGCGTCACGGGCCCGACAGCTCCGCCGGACGCGCCGTGATCACCCGCATGAACCGCATCCACGGCCACTACGCGATCAGCAACG
It contains:
- a CDS encoding transposase; the encoded protein is MAAPLQLGFTDYEQTYAKKKTRRQRFLDEMEATVPWDPFLALISPVYHRPSAKGGRPPFPLEVMLRIHLLQQWFTLSDPLMEEMLIDTPCFRRFAGIDMVEDRIPDETTILNFRHLLEENRIAEQILETVNQSLREKGVMLKEGLLKKILGPSAPNSSVCFALIRPASAVTSSGPDLKSLACR
- a CDS encoding IS5 family transposase; the encoded protein is MIRASLTDEETVHQIRENAYMQFFLGFAGYTAKAPFDASMMVHFRKRFSDEDLRRINELVVQRGKEILLEALAQVADDDDHDDPDSRGGGAQLELDALIKPADWPEGKNWGILTIDASCTPADITYPRDLRLLSEARTTTERVIDDLCSQSSGFRRHRPRYDRGLARAHFLRVAKQKRPRRRKVKAAIKHQLGYVRQNLKAIDALIGCGARLSELKRHWWQKLLACSELERQQGLLLASQTNSIPDRLVNLVQTHIRPMVRGKARAAVEFGAKISVSVQNGFPFLHRISWNPYNEGEDLIAQAEKYKLDTGSYPERICADRIYITAKNRHFCMRNGIRLSGKRLGRPPKDPDVTTAHKQQLRSDQARRNEVEGVFGYGKRKYSLDLIMVRLPAGAESSISMAFVVMCAEKVLRLLRLFFALLFGWIYSFLMAWSAIRAPAVICKPDF
- a CDS encoding IS5 family transposase, whose product is MAAPLQLGFTDYEQTYAKKKTRRQRFLDEMEATVPWDPFLALISPVYHRPSAKGGRPPFPLEVMLRIHLLQQWFTLSDPLMEEMLIDTPCFRRFAGIDMVEDRIPDETTILNFRHLLEENRIAEQILETVNQSLREKGVMLKEGTILDATIINAPSSTKNKTGERDPEMHSVAKGNQWFFGMRCHIGVDAASGLVHSVVSTAANVHELNTAPDRVHGEERVIYGDSGHIGIEKREAFKDCEAEMRIAMKPGQRRVLPDTPEGRLLDLMEAAKAHVRAKVEHPFRIIKCQFGFRKVFYRGIRKNNLKLTMLFALANLWMVRERCPSTA
- a CDS encoding IS5 family transposase → MLETSRGAMDLDFSGVPKEGTILDATIINAPSSTKNKTGERDPEMHSVAKGNQWFFGMRCHIGVDAASGLVHSVVSTAANVHELNTAPDRVHGEERVIYGDSGHIGIEKREAFKDCEAEMRIAMKPGQRRVLADTPEGRLLDLMEAAKAHVRAKVEHPFRIIKCQFGFRKVFYRGIRKNNLKLTMLFALANLWMVRERCPSTA
- a CDS encoding IS5 family transposase, with protein sequence MGQRGFWDEEKRIQKLRHKKPVLTTLSESIPWESFRSLLEQGYTHERKSNAGRKRIGPLILFKMLVLQQLFNLSDEELEFQVNDRRSFEEFIGLGVMNSIPDATTVAFFRERLRNAGVIEELFERFEGHLRAQGLEARGGQIIDATLVPVPKQRNTRAENEAIKQGKLPEGWEDKPNRLRQKDLDARWVKKNGTSHYGYKNSICIDATHGFIRRYAITPANIHDSQMLTHVLDPENSDDFVWADSGYAGVKFEELLELAGYESNIHEKGTRNHPLSKEAKERNKLRSKVRARVEHVFGAMTTCMRGKLTRRIGLARNQVWWGLRNLTYNFLRYLHCTGATMAAA
- the argJ gene encoding bifunctional glutamate N-acetyltransferase/amino-acid acetyltransferase ArgJ gives rise to the protein MSAPLPASVAQLPAPWRLIEGGVTAPSGFQAAGITAGLKPSGNPDLSLLLAPEGAVCAGTFTTSRVRAACVDLCAERLVASGGHARAVLTNSGQANACTGERGLADSLMATEALAERLGLRSEEVLICSTGVIGVPIPMETLVVGLDPLLAALSETGGNDAAKAILTTDLIDKQIAIEAELGGRMVRLGGMAKGSGMIHPDMATMLGYLSCDAGVPAEIWQATVKRAVDRSFNAITVDGDTSTNDTYLAFAAGEDLSPEHYPALESGLTAVSQHLAKAIARDGEGATCLIEVQVEGAADEAGARAIARTVCGSSLVKCAVHGRDPNWGRIVAAAGRAGVPFDPDSVALWLGEHQLMEQGQPLPFDRLAASAYLRACAAGRYLGGPGPEGDTVMIRLVVGDGPGGGRAWGCDLSDQYVRINADYTT
- a CDS encoding type II toxin-antitoxin system RelE/ParE family toxin, whose translation is MTYRIEFVRSAARAYARLDPVSRRRVDRELERLREAPRHPGVVRLQSEESIHRVRIGDLRLLFSIEDEVLIVLIVRLGQRGSVYRG
- a CDS encoding SPFH domain-containing protein codes for the protein MKQVWDRLRSELLLNIIEWSEAVPGAPDPSGDTLAWRFRDGEAAGRSSAIRNGAQLIVREGQWAVFLDEGRIADAFGPGRHTLTTANLPLLTSLLCLPTGFESPFKAEVVFVCTRLFSDLRWGTRQPLLLRDPELGPVRLRGFGSYSLRVNDPAWLVREVSGASGRMDLTTLQDPLRSLIVSRLADVLGRSGCPVFDLSSRYEWLARDLRLALLEDAQQFGLEIPSLLIEGLTLPPEVEAALVRRSVQRVEGESTQASPGPPPADSRTAPAAAAAVLPADGSPQPRPLRAPPPPPPLPGMARSVPPVRPAAQASVTAQSFMRTTNMSQEEGGPPGAGPATANGEPDEAS
- a CDS encoding zf-TFIIB domain-containing protein, yielding MNCPCCSAPLQDHGLICSWCGSRLDLDLQGWSHLQPRGLNPQLHCPDCRCELESLQLGGEEPLELDRCPQCLGLFLPLGALERLVAQEGRSALQIDHRLLQALSETPRAAPAPLRYRPCPSCGELMNRSLHGKRSGVVVDRCRDHGLWLDAGELRQLLEWARAGGALLDLERRQEQAQEEARRRQREQQESAGLLSEAEAQADRPWLEALARDDIGTLLLRLARRLG